In Vibrio tritonius, the following are encoded in one genomic region:
- the dnaN gene encoding DNA polymerase III subunit beta, with translation MKFTIERSHFIKSLQQVSGTLGGRATLPILGNLLLKVEDHQLSMTATDLEVELVSRVALEGEFEAGAVTVPARKFLDICRGLPDSAVITVVLEGDRVQVHSGRSRFSLATLPAADFPNIEDWQSDMELTITQGDLRSLIEKTQFSMANQDVRYYLNGMLFEVDGNVLRSVATDGHRMAVSTTQFDANLAQSQLIVPRKGVLELVKLLDVPEQTVTLQIGSSNIRAEVNNFIFTSKLVDGRFPDYRRVLPQNTNKTLQASCDELRQAFSRAAILSNEKFRGVRVNLANNEMRITANNPEQEEAEEMLDVSFSGEPIEIGFNVSYILDVLNTLRCENVRFSMSDANASALVENVEDDSAMYVVMPIRL, from the coding sequence ATGAAATTTACCATTGAACGTAGCCACTTTATTAAGTCTCTACAGCAAGTGTCTGGCACTTTAGGTGGACGGGCGACTTTGCCGATTTTGGGTAACCTGTTACTGAAAGTTGAAGATCACCAGCTTTCCATGACGGCGACTGACTTGGAAGTGGAGTTGGTGAGTCGTGTTGCGCTTGAAGGTGAATTTGAGGCCGGAGCGGTAACCGTTCCAGCGCGTAAGTTTTTAGATATTTGCCGTGGTTTACCTGACTCTGCTGTGATTACAGTGGTTTTAGAAGGTGATAGAGTGCAAGTACACTCTGGTCGCAGTCGCTTTTCTTTGGCGACATTGCCTGCTGCTGATTTTCCTAACATTGAAGATTGGCAGAGTGATATGGAGTTAACTATCACACAAGGCGATTTACGCAGCTTGATTGAAAAAACGCAATTTTCAATGGCGAACCAAGACGTTCGTTACTATTTGAACGGTATGCTGTTTGAAGTTGACGGTAATGTTCTGCGATCTGTTGCTACGGATGGACACCGGATGGCGGTATCTACGACTCAATTTGACGCCAACCTTGCTCAAAGCCAATTGATAGTACCGCGTAAAGGGGTTCTAGAACTGGTTAAACTATTAGATGTTCCAGAGCAGACTGTGACGTTACAGATTGGTAGTTCAAATATTCGTGCGGAAGTGAATAACTTTATCTTCACTTCTAAATTGGTTGATGGTCGTTTCCCTGATTATCGTCGGGTATTACCACAAAATACCAATAAAACATTACAAGCAAGTTGTGATGAATTGCGTCAAGCTTTCTCTCGAGCGGCTATTTTGTCGAACGAGAAATTCCGCGGAGTTCGTGTTAACTTGGCAAATAATGAAATGCGTATTACTGCCAATAACCCAGAGCAGGAAGAAGCCGAAGAGATGTTGGATGTCTCTTTCAGTGGTGAGCCTATCGAAATTGGTTTTAATGTGAGTTATATCTTGGATGTGCTCAACACACTTCGGTGTGAAAATGTTCGTTTTTCTATGTCCGATGCTAATGCCAGTGCCTTGGTCGAGAATGTAGAAGATGACAGCGCTATGTACGTTGTTATGCCAATTAGACTGTAG
- the recF gene encoding DNA replication/repair protein RecF (All proteins in this family for which functions are known are DNA-binding proteins that assist the filamentation of RecA onto DNA for the initiation of recombination or recombinational repair.), which produces MPLTRLVISQFRNIEACDISLSSGFNFLIGPNGSGKTSVLEAIYLLGHGRSFKSSITGRVIQNQCQELFVHGRFLNPDQFELPIGINKKRDGSTEVKIGGQAGQKLAQLAQVLPLQLIHPEGFDLLTDGPKQRRAFVDWGVFHSEPAFFEAWGRFKRLNKQRNALLKTAKSYRELSYWDQELARLAEQIDQWRSLYVEQIKSVAQALCSSFLPEFEVAVKYYRGWDKETPYLEILEKNFERDQLLGYTFSGPNKADLKIKVNGTPVEDVLSRGQLKLMVCALRVAQGQHLTELTGKQCIYLIDDFASELDSQRRKRLADCLKSTGAQVFVSSITESQVADMVEPNSKMFHVEHGEIGQG; this is translated from the coding sequence ATGCCGCTTACTCGTCTAGTTATTTCGCAATTTCGCAATATCGAAGCCTGTGATATTTCTTTATCATCAGGCTTTAACTTTCTTATTGGTCCGAATGGGAGCGGAAAGACAAGCGTCCTTGAAGCTATTTATTTGCTTGGGCACGGGCGGTCTTTTAAGAGCTCCATCACTGGTCGAGTTATCCAAAACCAGTGTCAGGAACTCTTTGTTCATGGTCGTTTTTTGAACCCGGATCAATTTGAGTTACCAATTGGCATTAATAAGAAGCGTGATGGCTCAACAGAGGTTAAAATAGGCGGTCAGGCTGGCCAAAAATTAGCACAATTAGCTCAAGTATTACCACTGCAACTAATTCATCCAGAAGGCTTTGATTTGCTGACGGATGGACCAAAACAGCGACGTGCATTTGTTGATTGGGGAGTCTTTCATTCCGAACCCGCTTTTTTTGAAGCATGGGGACGATTTAAGCGGCTCAACAAACAACGCAATGCATTGTTGAAGACAGCAAAGAGCTATCGCGAGTTAAGTTACTGGGATCAGGAGCTAGCTCGTCTTGCTGAGCAAATTGACCAGTGGCGCAGTCTTTATGTTGAACAGATAAAATCTGTTGCTCAGGCGTTATGTTCGTCTTTTTTACCTGAGTTTGAAGTCGCGGTAAAATATTACCGAGGCTGGGATAAAGAAACTCCATATCTAGAGATATTGGAGAAAAATTTCGAAAGAGATCAACTGTTGGGTTACACCTTCAGCGGCCCTAATAAAGCCGATTTAAAAATAAAAGTGAATGGAACACCAGTGGAAGATGTTCTATCACGAGGTCAGCTAAAATTGATGGTGTGTGCACTGCGTGTAGCGCAGGGACAGCACCTCACCGAACTGACAGGAAAGCAATGCATCTATTTAATTGATGATTTTGCCTCCGAACTAGATAGCCAGCGTCGTAAGCGTCTTGCTGATTGCTTAAAATCGACGGGGGCTCAAGTATTTGTAAGTTCTATTACTGAAAGCCAAGTTGCCGACATGGTCGAGCCGAATAGCAAGATGTTTCATGTGGAACATGGTGAAATAGGGCAAGGATAA